Proteins from one Rhizoctonia solani chromosome 5, complete sequence genomic window:
- a CDS encoding HSP90 co-chaperone Cdc37 produces MPLNYSKWDQLELSDDSDIEGHPNVDKRSLIRWKQRDIHEKREQRKMRIHELESKLALSKVLNPRIEKIIADPPGNAPNQPTYDMMLHELMLQVWNGVKEGGATPEDPNLTDKLVAGLRDALEKQHQDDLQSQKDLEAEINERNKHITSDDLRDGFNSTKVSHKASPDPTVMAKPLVPKKEKVETIEVLNPKGKEKWRVNLQQRRPEMMMAKFASLPLGSFEQAFQFIQDNHEIFSPGATDAFLLAGFRAQMKGESKYAKQCVNRSLMLQYCEKLGRDGVSLFFKRMLSDNPIGADGKHLAPNAMPRAIFEKDVNDTYEMICTRAEKAKEEDAEAGARETIQLVCENPDTDVQFNVPDGPPPETITLEGEGTEHLDPVQVREALMRRWEMFEAFKPEMQGALRNHSLDEVNAVLEKMDLAEAEGMVQLLDASGILSFASTDIRDETGVPAPDPE; encoded by the exons ATGCCTCTCAATTATTCGAAATGGGACCAACTCGAG CTTTCTGATGATTCAGATATTGAGGGCCACCCCAACGTTGATAAACGAAGTCTTATTCG GTGGAAGCAGCGCGACATACATGAAAAGCGCGAGCAACGTAAAATGCGCATTCACGAACTTGAAAGCAAGCTTGCACTATCTAAAGTTCTTAATCCCCGTATCGAAAAGATAATCGCGGAC CCACCCGGAAATGCACCCAACCAACCAACGTACGATATGATGCTTCACGAGCTCATGCTCCAAGTATGGAACGGCGTAAAGGAAGGTGGGGCAACCCCAGAGGACCCTAATCTCACCGACAAACTTGTCGCTGGGTTGAGGGATGCTTTGGAGAAGCAACACCAGGACGATCTACAAAGCCAAAAGGATCTTGAGGCTGAGATCAATGAGCGCAACAAACACATTACGAGCGACGATTTAAGAGACGGATTCAATTCAACG AAAGTTTCTCACAAAGCTTCTCCTGATCCTACTGTGATGGCTAAGCCATTAgtgcccaaaaaggaaaaagtGGAAACCATCGAAGTTTTAAATCCTAAGGGAAAGGAGAAG TGGAGAGTCAACTTGCAACAGCGACGACCGGAAATGATGATG GCCAAATTTGCATCACTTCCTTTGGGAAGTTTCGAACAAGCCTTCCAGTTCATTCAAGACAATCATGAAATATTTTCTCCTGGGGCTACCGATGCGTTCCTTTTGGCCGGTTTCAGAGCCCAAATGAAGGGCGAGTCCAAATACGCCAAGCAATGTGTGAATCGGAGTCTCATGCTACAATACTGCGAGAAGCTTGGCCGAGATGGCGTTTCACTATTTTTCAAGAG AATGCTCTCTGACAACCCCATCGGCGCGGATGGTAAACACCTTGCGCCTAATGCGATGCCACGCGCTATTTTTGAGAAGGACGTCAATGATACCTACGAGATGATTTGCACACGCGCAGAAaaggccaaggaagaagatgcAGAAGCAGGTGCCCGCGAGACGATTCAGCTTGTATGTGAGAATCCAGATACCGATGTTCAATTCAACGTCCCAGATGGTcctcctcctgaaacaattaCTCTCGAAGGCGAAGGGACAGAACATTTAGATCCTGTGCAGGTCCGAGAAGCATTAATGCGGAGGTGGGAGATGTTTGAGGCCTTCAAGCCAGAGATGCAGGGCGCCCTTCGGAACCACAGTCTCGACGAGGTCAACGCTGTGCTAGAAAAGATGGATCTGGCGGAAGCCGAAGGAATGGTTCAATTGCTTGACGCTTCGGGGATATTATCGTTTGCTTCGACTGACATTCGTGACGAAACGGGTGTACCAGCTCCAGATCCCGAGTAG
- a CDS encoding glycoside hydrolase family 128 protein — translation MSAATRSKQWLIDFAAACEPYGGCTMTSWLHWYGINATKVHDLYDMHTTFPDKPIWLTEFACHNFQEGEPQCTYADTTAFMNTTQEWLDQQDWVHRYAWFGAMKKPVINNVNALMDASGTINDLGKQYIGETAAPINGGYLSGTPATAATLLMGMLSGIALTFT, via the exons ATGTCCGCTGCTACTCGTAGCAAGCAGTGGCTCATTGATTTTGCCGCCGCTTGTGAACCCTATGGCGGGTGCACTATGACTTCTTGGCTCC ATTGGTATGGGATTAACGCCACAAAAGTTCATGACTTATATG ATATGCATACGACATTCCCTGATAAGCCAATCTGGCTCACGGAGTTTGCATGCCATAATTTC CAAGAGGGGGAGCCACAGTGCACCTACGCCGATACTACAGCATTTATGAACACTACCCAAGAATGGCTAGATCAACAGGATTGGGTGCACCGTTATGCATGGTTTGGAGCCATGAAAAAACCAGTGATCAATAAC GTGAATGCGCTCATGGATGCCTCCGGTACGATCAATGATCTAGGAAAGCAATACATTGGCGAAACGGCCGCTCCT ATCAACGGAGGGTACCTCTCTGGTACTCCTGCGACCGCAGCAACTCTCCTCATGGGCATGCTCTCAGGGATTGCTCTGACCTTTACCTAA
- a CDS encoding dynactin p62 family domain-containing protein, translating to MQPSLNYHCACSATLTTGPVRQPPLATLESSGTEFHPLTSLYFCEECDAVRCPRCVALEVSGYYCPNCLFEVPSASVRGEKNRWVDVLAIAFNAHIVGILFLSSRLIRLSESLAHGCPSLSTPWANRPLYYIAPFVAGILRRSGFRSKSQQDWHLQRFEDSAPETLEFDRLKDHFEPLIRASGTGNTGHTPNARHNPITAAASHALAREVHGVPRHQLNKGAGRSGKTKPRIDPWDSYIARNPASGGDATTVGASGGPEEVEWMRNLDNIEDVAPVEARWDASWSGSLRARYAPCGLSPFCMLADEISSLAPLRIPLHSKMSVRCAVCRHILIKPEQKSQSVRYKIKLMASNYLPSLEASLSSSTGVSRLVQGRSCPFSVTITNPLYDSIQVRLQPYNPATYPNVNRPNFHVALPQGFLSVAAFAEAWEYDEDDEDMEQDQMVLDALEGGAGLADAVKAGTDVRLHRGKSGTIGILEKRANMIRIGGEVAVSRDGSGDIKVSYRTYSTISLNLISVGQFTMLVTYQYRAEEPADEQPHGHTDRGAASQVKSFSFLTMVNLGPIASKEPTRGEHPNS from the exons ATGCAACCCAGTCTAAATTATCATTGTGCTTGTTCTGCTACGCTCACCACTGGACCTGTTAGGCAACCTCCTCTTGCAACTCTCGAGTCTTCTGGTACCGAATTTCACCCTCTGACCTCTCTGTATTTCTGTGAAGAATGCGATGCAGTCAGATGCCCTAGATGTGTAGCTCTGGAAGTCAGCGGATATTACTGTCCAAATTGCCTATTTGAAGTGCCTAGTGCCAGTGTTAGAGGAGAGAAGAATAGGTGGGTAG ATGTGCTCGCAATTGCTTTCAATGCCCACATTGTCGGAATACTCTTTCTGTCGTCCCGTCTGATCCGCCTGAGCGAGAGCCTGGCTCACGGCTGCCCATCATTATCAACCCCGTGGGCGAACCGCCCTTTATATTATATTGCTCCTTTTGTCGCTGGGATTCTGAGGAGGTCGGGATTTCGTTCGAAAAGCCAACAGGACTGGCAT CTCCAGCGCTTTGAGGACTCGGCGCCAGAAACCTTGGAATTTGATCGCCTCAAGGATCACTTTGAGCCCCTGATTAGAGCTTCGGGAACCGGTAATACTGGGCATACTCCAAACGCTCGGCATAATCCTATTACTGCCGCGGCTTCTCATGCATTGGCACGAGAAGTTCACGGCGTACCCAGGCACCAATTAAACAAAGGCGCCGGAAGATCAGGAAAGACCAAGCCACGCATCGATCCTTGGGACTCCTATATCGCTCGCAATCCTGCTTCGGGGGGTGATGCTACGACTGTGGGCGCATCAGGGGGCCCCGAAGAGGTTGAGTGGATGAGAAATTTGGATAACATCGAAGATGTAGCTCCCGTAGAGGCCAGATGGGATGCAAGCTGGTCAGGCAGCTTACGTGCAAGGTATGCCCCCTGTGGCCTATCCCCATTCTGCATGTTGGCTGATGAGATAAGTTCCCTTGCTCCTCTCCGCATTCCGCTTCACTCGAAGATGTCGGTTCGCTGTGCGGTCTGTCGGCACATCTTGATCAAACCCGAACAAAAATCACAAAGTGTACGTTATAAGATTAAGCTCATGGCAAGTAACTATCTGCCGTCCCTGGAGGCTTCTCTTTCATCATCAACTGGGGTCTCGCGGCTTGTTCAAGGGAGAAGCTGTCCGTTCTCAGTTACCATAACCAACCCATTATACGACTCTATTCAAGTGCGCTTACAACCATACAACCCGGCAACCTATCCAAACGTCAATCGTCCGAACTTCCATGTCGCACTACCTCAAGGTTTCCTGTCCGTGGCAGCATTCGCTGAGGCGTGGGAATACGATGAAGATGATGAGGATATGGAACAAGACCAGATGGTGCTCGATGCTCTCGAAGGAGGAGCAGGTTTGGCGGACGCAGTCAAGGCAGGTACGGACGTGCGACTTCACCGAGGCAAATCAGGCACAATTGGGATCCTCGAGAAACGAGCGAACATGATTCGCATCGGCGGTGAGGTTGCCGTGTCCCGGGATGGTAGCGGCGATATTAAGGTTAGCTATCGCACATATTCAACCATTTCATTAAATCTTATCTCGGTCGGACAGTTCACCATGCTCGTTACTTATCAGTACCGTGCGGAGGAGCCTGCGGATGAACAACCACATGGTCATACCGATAGGGGCGCTGCTTCACAAGTCAAGTCCTTTTCATTCCTAACTATGGTTAACTTGGGACCTATTGCCTCGAAAGAGCCAACTCGTGGGGAACACCCAAATTCATGA
- a CDS encoding Fungal Zn(2)-Cys(6) binuclear cluster domain — MQQPSSAPAPASSSSGPLRRNQACHQCRARKLKCDAGRPCSTCKRSHAKVVAALTSSARPCSRIPVVLTTMRLGKIHGLLQSETVSVYLPNIAQ; from the exons ATGCAGCAACCCTCAAGTGCTCCCGCACCTGCCTCTTCAAGTAGCGGACCACTCCGTAGAAATCAGGCTTGTCATCAGTGTCGCGCCCGAAAACTG AAATGTGACGCTGGAAG GCCGTGTTCCACCTGTAAACGATCTCATGCAAAGGTCGTCGCTGCCCTGACATCTTCGGCCAGGCCGTGCTCGCGGATCCCTGTTGTACTTACGACTATGCGCCTGGGGAAGATCCATGGACTGCTACAGTCAGAAACGGTCTCG GTCTATCTCCCCAATATCGCGCAGTAA
- a CDS encoding uroporphyrinogen-III synthase, whose product MLNHVLLLKNPDESSRPISVRALTEWFYDKHHIYSNPFLHRLDGLTDIIAQEGEKYGGVIVTSGRAVDAWGNAAKEVQEQGKLSFPLHCPTDTHLCLYSSVVCDREPFIMGFEAVLCCWLKDRKKASWLKWLNASPSRNSWVPRSLERASCSPSLCIDYPTRSRQSLPLLYLTGDKNAGGVGKGLKAGGLGFKMVQVYETSASTTFEEDFEEGVKEGSE is encoded by the coding sequence ATGCTCAACCACGTTCTTCTCCTCAAAAATCCAGATGAAAGTTCCCGACCCATATCAGTACGCGCTCTCACGGAATGGTTTTACGACAAGCATCATATCTACTCTAATCCATTCCTACATCGTTTGGATGGACTAACCGATATAATCGCACAAGAAGGAGAAAAATATGGAGGGGTCATTGTAACATCAGGGCGAGCAGTCGATGCATGGGGTAATGCGGCGAAAGAAGTACAGGAACAAGGCAAATTATCATTTCCACTGCACTGCCCGACTGATACTCATCTTTGCTTATACAGCTCAGTTGTCTGCGACCGAGAACCCTTCATCATGGGCTTTGAAGCCGTTTTATGTTGTTGGCTCAAAGACAGAAAGAAAGCTTCTTGGCTGAAATGGCTCAATGCATCCCCGAGCCGGAACTCATGGGTGCCAAGGAGTCTGGAACGGGCGAGCTGCTCGCCAAGTTTATGCATTGATTATCCTACGCGCTCACGGCAGAGTCTACCTCTGTTATATCTGACGGGCGATAAGAATGCTGGAGGGGTCGGAAAGGGTTTGAAAGCAGGGGGTCTTGGGTTCAAGATGGTGCAGGTTTATGAGACCAGCGCGTCGACCACATTTGAGGAGGATTTCGAGGAAGGGGTAAAAGAGGGCAGTGAGTGA